A stretch of DNA from Arthrobacter globiformis:
ACGGCCACGGGCTTTCGGTCCAGGGCGTCGACACTGCCCAGGCTTTCACGGGGAACCAACTGGTCCTTGGCGATCCGCTGGACGGCCACCTGGCCTTCGGGGATACCTGACTCCGCCGTCACATAGTGCGCTTCGACGTCGCCCAGGCGCACCTTGACCCGGCTGATGTTTTCAGGACTCAGTTTCTGGCCGACGGCAATTGGCTCACGGGCGGCAAATACCTCTGTGGTGCGGTCCGCGCTGCCGACAAGGGCAACGACTCCCACCACGGAGGCGAAGACCAGGAGCACACCCACCAGAAGCCTCGGGTCCTTCCAGGAAGGCTTCTTCAGCCGGGCTCCGGTGGCCGCCGTGCTTGCACTCATGCGTACTGCTCCCCCTTGGCGCCTGGGCGCTTCCATCGCGCGCCGGTCATGATCATTGTTACGGCATGCCTGCTCAATCGGAAGGGTGTTCAGGCAAACAACATCAAACTGTGGATAACGGCATCACTCGCGCCCAACGGTGGCACAATTGGGCTATGCCCCGATTCCTTACGCTTGCAGATGTAGCCGAGCAGCTTCAGATCAATGCGCCGGCGGCGTACGCCCTGGTCCGCAGCGGCGAACTGAAGGCAATCCAGGTGGGTGGCCGCGGCCAGTGGCGTGTCGAGGAGAAGATGCTTGAGCAGTACATCGAAGAGCGTTACGCCGAGGCAAGCCGCATGATTCAAGAGGCCAAGTCCAAGTCCGTTTGAGCACGGGCGGCTTCCGGGCCGGACCGTGGATTCCTGACGCCTCCCGTCAGAGTTCCCCGCTGCGCCTTGAGCGGAGCGCAGCCAGCGCCTGAAACGGGACCGTCGCCACCTCGGCAACCCGGCCGGCCCTGCGCGCTTCGCCGGGCAGTGTCATGGCGAGGTCGAAGAAGTCCCGCCCCACCCTGTCCATCACGCCCGAGAGCTGAACGTCCGCTGACCGGCCTGCCAGCAGGACGGTGAGTTCGGCCCTGTCCCGCGCCAGGCCCCGCAGCGCGCTGGCAAGGCCGAGTTTCTGGCGCACCGGGGATGCCTCGCCCACCGCGAACCGGCCGAGTCCGGTGTAGTGGCCGACGGCGGCATACGGAATCAGCACCTGGTGTGCCGCGTCGTCAAGGACCAGACTTTCGGACCCCGCATGACTGAGCGTGCCGGCAAAGACAGGCCCCGAACTCAGATGGATGCCAACGTGGCAGCCCAAGGATCCGCGCAGCCTGTCGTCGAGCGCGATGGCGGCCGTGTCTGCCCGGGAGCGCTCGGCAATCTCGGACTCCAGGCCCAGGACCGCGGCCTCGGCAAGCTGCAGCTCAAGATCCTGAAAGAGAGCATTCCATCGCATGGCGACAGCGTAGGCGCGCACACGAGGGCGGTCAATTAATCCACAAACTTTCCTATCTCCGTAGACAGCATCAACACACTTGCTGCAAACTGTCTCCATCGGCACTAAACACATCAAAGTGGATCAAACTGCATCAAATGGACTGGTTGGGGGAAAGTCATGGCGGATGAGGTTCAGCGCCCGGTGAGGGCAGAAGCCGCCCTGGCGGTTGTCATTCTCGGGCTCGGAGTTTTTCTGGCATTCACCGGGGCCGGGGTCGTCGATCATTGGAGGCGGTCCGCTGCGCGCCAGCAGGCTTTGCTCTTCGACGACCTGCTTGGCCTGCTGGCCCTCGCTGCCGGACTGACCGTCATCGCCTGGTGGCTGCTGTCCCTGGCTCTGGCCTTTGCGTCAGCACTCCTGGAACGGACCGGGCACAATTCCGCCGCCCGCGCCACGGGGCGGTTCACCCCTGTTTTCATGCGCAGGCTGGCGATGGCCGCGGTGGGCGTGCAGCTTCTCGGCGCACCGCTCGCCCATGCGGATGCCTTGCCCGCTGCTGCCCTTTCCTCAAGCGACGGATCGTCCCTGTCCGCGGCTTGGGCGCCCCTGGCTGACAAGCGGCCGGACCTGCCCGCCGGCCATTCCGAGGACTCCGGCGTCAGCGAAGGATCCGCCGCGATGGGCAGCGAACTGCAACCTCAGTGGAAGCCGCGCGTCCCGGTTGTGGAACCCGGCCTCGTCACCTCGTTGCCAGCCAGGGCAACGGCTGAGCCGGCCGGCGCCCGCCGCGAGCTGCCCGTCCGGGCCGGTGACTCGCTGTGGACCATCGCCGCACGCGAACTGGGGCCCAGTGCTTCCGAGGTGGAAATAGCAGCCCGCTGGCCGCTTTGGTATCAGGCCAACCGGGCTGTTATCGGAGCCGATCCCAACGTCCTTCGCCCGGGCCAGCTCCTCAGCCCACCGCCGCCATAAGCGGCGGCGACGTGCTTTCCTCCCGCGCCACCGAACCCCGCGGCCGCCCGTCTCGCGGCCTTCCCAAGCCAGCCAATACCGAAGGACCGATCATGACTGCAGTAACTCCACTACGGCGTGCAGGAAGCGCTGTTCCTGAGCCACTCCCGGCGGCGCCGGCCCGCACTGCGACGGCACCCGGAGACGAGGCGCGCGAAATATGCGCCATCACCAGGGCCACAGTCCAGGCAGCCGTTGAAGTCCTGGCTGGAACGAGGCCCATCCACCAGCTGGCGCGGCGGCTGGACCAGCGCTGCCTCACCGTGCTCCAGCACAGGGCAGCCCTCACCCGGCGGGTGGCTGCCCGGGCTCCACGGAAGATGGGGCTGCTCCACCGCAACGCGTCAGTCCGCTCGGTCCGCGCCTGCGCGGTGACACCTGACGTTTACGAGGCCAGCGCGGTGGTGATTGATGAACTGCGGGTCCGGGCAGTAGCCGTCCGGCTGGAACGCAGCAAGAATGTCTGGCGCGTGACCGCCCTGGAGATTGGCTGACGCGAATGCAGGAAAGGACCGGAGCACGGGCTCCGGTCCTTTCCTGTCATATCCGCTGGCTAGCGCTTTTTCTTCTTCCCGTCACGCCGCTCCTGCGAAGCGGCCTTGGCGGGGTTGCCCGAACGGCCTGCAGCGCGGCCTTCGATCCGGGTCTCGGCTCCGCCGTCTTCCCGTGGTGCGGTGTACTGGAGCTGGGCGGGCTTCTCCGGGGCTTCAAGACCGGCGGCACGGATCTGCGGCTCGTGGTGTTCGGTATGGCCTCCGGCGGCATCGGCAACCACGACGTCCTCGGCCGGGGTGACTTCCACTTCGAGGTTGAAGAGGAAGCCGACGCTCTCCTCCCGGATGGCTTCCATCATGGACTGGAACATCGTGAAACCTTCACGTTGGTACTCCACCAGCGGATCACGCTGGGCCATCGCACGCAGGCCGATGCCCTCCTTGAGATAGTCCATCTCGTACAGGTGCTCCTGCCACTTCCGCCCGATGACGGAGAGCACAACACGCCGCTCGAGTTCACGCATGCTCTCGGAGCCGATCGCCTCCTCGCGTGCCTGATACACCAGCTTGGCATCCGACAGGATTTCTTCCCTCAGGAACTCCACGGTGATGCGCGACTTGCCGCCGGCCTCGTCAATGACATCGTGCGGCGTCACGGTGACGGGGTAGAGCGTCTTGAGGTTGGTCCAGAGCTGCTCGAAGTCCCAGTCGTCGCCGTTGCCTTCGGCGGTCGCTTCGTCGATCAGTGCGTTGATGGTGTCTTCCAGGAAGAACTGCACCTTTTCGTGAAGGTCGTCGCCTTCGAGGATCCGGCGGCGGTCGCCGTAGATGGCTTCGCGCTGGCGGTTGAGGACGTCGTCGTATTTCAGAACGTTCTTGCGCTGCTCGGCGTTCCGGCCCTCGACCTGCCCCTGGGCCGAGGCAATGGCGCGCGAGACCAGCTTGGATTCCAGCGCCACGTCGTCGGGTACGGAGCTGTTCATCAGCCGCTCCGCAGCACCCGAATTGAACAGGCGCATGAGGTCGTCGGTCAGCGAAAGGTAGAAGCGGGATTCGCCGGGGTCGCCCTGGCGGCCTGAGCGGCCGCGGAGCTGGTTGTCGATGCGGCGGGATTCGTGGCGCTCAGTTCCCAGCACATACAGTCCGCCCAAGCCCAGCACTTCCTCGTGCTCGTCCTTGACGGCTTTCTTCGCAGCCTCCAGCGCCCCGGCCCAGGCTGCCTCGTACTCCTCCGAGTTTTCCTCCGGGTCAAGTCCCCGCTGTGCGAGTTCGGCGATGGCGGTGAACTCGGCGTTACCGCCCAGCATGATGTCCGTGCCGCGGCCAGCCATGTTCGTGGCGACAGTCACCGCCCCCTTGCGTCCGGCCTGGGCCACGATGGCAGCTTCACGGGCGTGGTTTTTGGCGTTGAGAACCTCGTGCCGGATGCCCTCCTTCGCCAGCAGGCGCGAGAGGTACTCGCTCTTTTCGACGCTCGTGGTGCCCACCAGGACCGGCTGGCCGTCCGCGTGGCGTTCGGCGATGTCCCGGACCACGGCCTCGAACTTCACAACCTCGTTCTTGTACACCAGGTCGGACTGGTCGATCCGCTGCATGTCGCGGTTCGTGGGGATGGCCACTACCCCGAGCTTGTACGTGCTCATGAATTCGGCGGCTTCGGTCTCGGCCGTGCCTGTCATGCCGGAGAGCTTGTCGTACATGCGGAAGTAGTTCTGCAGCGTCACCGTGGCAAGGGTCTGGTTTTCAGCCTTGATCTCGACGCCCTCTTTGGCTTCGATCGCCTGGTGCATGCCTTCGTTGTAGCGGCGGCCAGCCAGAATACGGCCGGTGTGCTCGTCAACGATGAGGACTTCGCCGTCGAGGATGACGTAGTCCTTGTCCCGCTTGAACAGCTCCTTGGCCTTGATGGCGTTGTTGAGGAAGCCGATCAGGGGCGTGTTGGCGGATTCGTAGAGGTTCTGGATGCCGAGGTAGTCCTCGACCTTCTCGATTCCGCTTTCGAGGACGCCGACGGTGCGCTTCTTCTCGTCGACTTCGTAGTCCTTCTCCGGCTGCAGGCGCAGGACAACCTTGGCGAACTCGCTATACCAGCGGTTCGTGTCACCCTGGGCCGGACCGGAAATGATCAGCGGCGTTCGGGCCTCGTCGATGAGGATCGAGTCGACTTCATCGACGATCGCAAAGTTGTGGCCGCGCTGGACCAGTTCTGACTTGTCCCACGCCATGTTGTCGCGGAGGTAGTCGAAGCCGAATTCGTTGTTGGTGCCGTAGGTGATGTCGGCAGAATACTGCTCGCGGCGGACAGCCGGGTCCTGGTTGGCGAGGATGCAGCCGCTGGTGAGCCCCAGGAAGCGGTAGACGCGGCCCATAAGCTCAGACTGGTACTCGGCCAGGTAGTCGTTCACGGTGACAACGTGCACGCCTTTTCCGGTGAGGGCATTGAGGTAGGCCGGAGCAGTGGCCACCAGAGTCTTGCCTTCACCAGTCTTCATTTCGGCGATGTTGCCCATGTGCAGGGCGGCACCACCCATGAGCTGAACATCGAAGTGCCGCATGCCGAGCGTGCGCGAGGACGCCTCGCGCACGGCGGCAAAGGCTTCCGGCAGAAGGTCGTCGAGCTTCTCGCCATCCTGGTGGCGCGCACGGAGCCGGTCTGTTTCTTCGCGCAGTTCCGCATCCGTAAAGGTTTGGAACGAGTCTTCAAGAGCGTTAATGGAATCAGCATAGTTCCGCAGTTGCCTCAGGAGTTTTTTGTCACCTGTGCGGAGAATTTTTTCGATTAGTGATGCCACGTGAAGTTGCTCCCAGTCTCATGCTGCCGAATTCTGGCGTGATTTAGTCTACGGGAGAGACGCTTGGCACGTTGCCCTGTTCCCTCACAGCGGATAGCCGTGGACGGCGGCCGCGACCGCGGGAGCAAGATCTCCCACCGGCGAGACGGCTACGCCGTCCAGTCCCAGCCAACGTGCCATCAGCTGCAGCTCAGCGGCGAGTTCGACGGCGGTGTCCGCCGGAGCGTCCGGCTCGCCGAAACACGCCTTGGCAAGCAACAGGCCCGCGGCGCGGTCTGACTTAAGGTCTACCCGGGCCACAATGCGGTCGCGGAGCAGGAACGGAAGCACGTAATAGCCAAAGCGCCGCTTGGCCACCGGGGTGTAAATCTCGATGCGGTAATGAAATCCGAAGAGCTCTTCAAGCCTGCGCCGTTCAAACACCAGCGAATCGAATGGACTGAGCAGCGCCCTGCCAGCAGCCTGACGCGGCAGCCGCGCCTGGGCGTGGCGGTACACCAACCGGTCCCAACCTGCCACTGTCACCGGTTCCAGGCGTCCGGCATCAACCAGGCGCTGAACCGAGTCCGCGGCTGCCTTTACCGGAGTCCTGAAGTAGTCGGCGAAACACCGCACGGTCCCGATCCCGTGGGCCTGCGCCGCAGCATCGATGAGCCGGTCCATGGCGGCCGAGGGATCCGGTACCGCGTCGAGGTCATGCCCGGGCAAAACCTGGCGGGTCAGGGCATACTGCCGTTCGAACTGGTCCGTCCTTGACGCCGACGAAACGACTCCCTCTTCAAACAGGTGCTCCAGAACCCGTTTGACGGCATTCCAGTTCCAGCCCCAGTTCACGTGCTGGCGGTCTTCAACGTGCCCGAGCCTGGCGGTGAGTTCGGCGGCAGTCATGGGCCTGCCGTCGGCGAGCGCATCAAGGACCCTGCCGGTTACGCCGGAGCGCAGCCCGGGGTCCATGCCTGCCGCCCCGACCCACTTGCGGTTCTGCCACACCACCAGGTCCAGGAAGTGTTCCGGGCGGATGTAGCTGGCTTCGTGGGCCCAGTACTCCAGCATTCGCCGCGGGTGCCTGCCTGCCATCTGCTGGAGGATGGAGCGGTCGTAGTCGCCGAGCCTGGAAAAGAACGGGAGGAAGTGACTCCGGGCCAAAACGTTGACGGAGTCGATCTGGACGAGTTGGATCCGGGCAAAGGTCCGGCCCACCGCCCGTGAGGTCACGGGGCCGGCGGGCCGTCCTTTGTCCAGTCCCTGGGCTGCCAGTGCGATCCGCCGGGCCTGCGAGAGGCTCAGCGATGCACCCATGTCAGCCCTTTCGTTGCCTGGGCTCCATCTTATGCAGTTGCGGCCGCATCGTCCGAGCGGTACGCCAGGATTTTCTCCTCATGCGTGTTCTCGCCTGGTTCGCAGTAGTGGTCCAGGGTGATAACCCCGTAGGTCCAGCCGCGGCGACGGTACACGACCGATGGTGCGTTCGTGGCCTTGTCCACGAAAAGGTAAAAGTCGTGACCGATAAGTTCCATGTTGTCCACGGCGTCGTCAAGGGTGAGGGACGCGGCCGGGAACACTTTACGCCGAATCAGCACCGGCGAGTCGCCGGCAGGGATGTCGTTCTCGACGTCGTACGGCGATTTCTCAGCCGGTTCCGGAGCGGCCTGACTGTTGTTGCTCGCTTCGACGTAGATCGGCTGGTTGGAGCTCGCGGGCTCCAGTGTTGCAGTTGCCTCGCGTACGGCCTTCGGCGTATGGCGCCCGTGATGGACCTTCTTGCGGTCCTTGGCCCTGCGCAGCCGCTCAAGCAGCTTGTTGTAGGCGAGGTCGAACGCGGCGAACTTATCTGCGGCGCTTGCTTCGGCACGGATCACGGGGCCGCGGCCCAGGACTGTCACTTCAACCGTGAGCTGGTCACCGGTCTGTCGCGCATTTGTTTCCTTTGAAACCTTCGCGTCGACCCTCTGGACCTTGTCCCCAAGCGATTCGATCTTCGAGATCTTCTCGCCGGCATATTCGCGGAATCGGTCCGAGACCGTCAGATTTCGTCCGCTGATCATGAACTCCATGGTGCCCTCCAAATGACTTCGGTGACACGACGGCGGCACTTCCCGGGGACGATCTGATTGACAGTCGAGCCCCTTTCCGAGCCGCTATCGAAAGGTACAACTGATCTTGGTACCCATATCCGACGTTAGTTCATAGCAACAAGTTATTCATCCTTTCGCAGTTTATTTTTTTCTATGTCTCAGGTACGCCCCAGGCAGTCCCCAGGATGCCTCGACTGTGCCCGGGGCGGCCGCCGCATCGGGGGCTCGGGTGGCGGCAAGGACCACGGCGCCGCGCACAATTCCGCCGGCTTCGTGGACGACCCGGGCGGCTTCCGCCAGGGTGGCGCCGGTGGTCAGGACGTCGTCGACGATGATGCACTGCCTTCCCCGCAGCGAGTGACCCCGGGCGCCATGTCCGGTGCGCATGGAGCCGCGGACCCTTCGGGACCTGTCTCCCCTGCCAAGTCCCTTCTGCCCTCCGGGCAAGCCACCCCCGGCTCCGGGGTTCCAGACTTTGCGCAGCGCATCGGTGCATTCCACGTGGCTGTCGTTGAAGCTCCGCCGGACGCCGGCCAGCAGCAGGTGAACGGGACTGAAACCGCGTTTCCGGTACGCGCTGCCGCTGGTTGGGACCGGAACGAGGACCACGCCATCCGTTCCCGCATATGCTGCCGCAAGCGTCCCGGCGAGTATCTTCGACAGCACGCGTCGCAGCTGCGCCTGGCCGTGGCGCTTGAAGGCCAGAATGGATTGTGAGAGCTCCTCGCGGTAGATGCCCGCTGCGACCACAGGCCAGGATCACGGAGCCGTCGGTATCCATGAGCGCAGGTGCCCCGGTTTCCGCCCGGAAGGGATGGCGGGTGAGCATCCGCAGCCTGCGCTCGCAACCGGCACACAGCGCCAGATCCTCCCTGCCGCAGCAGACGCATTCCACGGGCAGCGCCAGGGCCACGATGTCGGCACCGGCCCCCGCCAGCAGGTCCCAGGCCTGCAGGAGTCGCTGCCGGTGCTCCCCTCGGTGGCGGGCGTGCCACAGCGGCTGGGCCAGGACATCGGGATCCGCCGAAGTCCTCTGTCCGTCGCCTGTCCTGTGACTCCCCATGGTTCAAGGGTGCGTCGTGGAGCCGGCCGGCAAAAGGCCCGGCGGCCTCCATGTGGATAATGCCGCACGCAGAAGGAGCCGCACGCAGGGAGGACGCCGAATGGTCAGCCCGGGAAGGACGGGTCCGTGGGTCCCCGCAACTGCGCCGACCATCCGTTGCCCAGCCGCTGGAAGATGCCGTCCCTGGACTGGGCATAGATCTCCTCCGGACCGTTGCCGGCGCTGAGAGCAACCAGCCCCGGCCACGGTGCAAGCTTCTGCGGCTGGGACGAGGTCAGGGACAGCAGTTCGGGGGTAACGTTCGCCGTGTCGTCACCCTTCATCACCACAGCTGTGGTGTCATTCACCCACACTCCCTGGTCCGGGTTGCCGCTCGCCTGCAGCGTGATGGGCGCGGTCAGTTCCTTGGGTGTGCCGTCAGCACCCCGGATGATCCCCGTTACCTGCACCCGCGTCGTGCCGTTCTGTTCGGAGATGACCAGCGCCCGGACACCTTCCCGGGAAACCCGGAAGTCCTTAACGATGCGGCCGGCCAGCCAGGACGGCGTCAGCGTTACGGTGGGCACCGCCGCTCCCTGGGCTATTCCGGTAGGCCGGAAGGCGGTCAGCTCCGTGACGCCCTGGGCCCCCGGCCCCGCGGTCCACACCCAGTCATGCAGGCTGAACGAGGGGTGCGTCAATGTACTGCGGGTGGTCAGGGCACGCGCGGGCTGGCCGGGCACCATCGAATAGAGGGTGCTGCGGCTGCCGTTGAGGAACGCTACTGTCTGCGAGACGGGCGACTCGGCCGGCGAGCGCGGTTTCAGCGCCGCCACCGGCTGCATGTCGGGCAACGGTGAGACCCTGTTGTTCTCGTAGCGCACCAGCTCGTTGTTGCTGACGGCGATCTGGCGCGCGGGCACATTTCTGTTCTGGACCGGCGGCAGCACGGAGCCGTTGTCCTCTACCCGGACGAGGTCCTGGTTAGCCCGCAGCTCCACGTTGATGACGTCCGGCTGGCTGCGGAACGTGAGGGCCAGCTGCGTCTGCATCCTGAGCCGGTCCTCGGTGGACGCGTCGGTCAGCTCCTTGGCCGACAGGTCCACCTGGGCTGCGCCCGAAACGACGGGCACCGACTCCCGGGCGAGTTTCATGCCGGACGGGAACGCACTGACGACGGCGCCCTTCAGATACGGGGCGGGTCCGCCGAGCAGGGCGCTCGTCATGGATTTCACTGTCTTCTTTTTAATGAACCAGCGGATATCCGGAACGGCATACGTGAAGCTGGGGTCGTAGAAATAGATCGGGTACGCACCGTAGATGACCTTGAAGGTCTCCTCGGGAATGGCGGTGCCGTCGGGGATCTTGGAGATGCGCCATTCGCCGTCAACCTGCACCACCGTCACGGGGATGTTTTCCTTGGTTCCCGCCGGCATCTGGGTGGCCACGCCGTCGGAATCCACCGAGTACGCGACGTCCAGTTCGTAGTTGTAGACGCCCTCGACGCCCGTCTTCACCACCCGCTCGGAGCGGAACACCAGCGTCCGCTGGTCCGGTTTCCAGGCAACCGAGGACGCCTGCGTCAGGTACTGCCGCGCCACGGCATAGTCGTCCTCGTACCCGCTGCCTGCCAGGTAGAAGTCCTCAATGACCGCTTCCGGACTGGACCCGGTGCGCGGGGCGACGGGAAAGAACACCGGAGCGTTGGGATTTCCGGCGCTTTCGTCCGTGCTCCTTCCAACGGGGCCGGACCGCGGGATCTGGGCGCAGGATGCCAGGAACAGCAGAAGGACGGCCAGCAGGCCCGCGGCCAGTCCGCGGGCCGCCGGGCGCACCCGGCTCACGATCGCTTCCCCGTGCGCGCTGCCTCCGGTGTGCCCGCCCGGGCACCCGCAGCAGGCCCGGCCTCGCTTTCCGGCGCAGCGCCGGACTCGGGGCCACCTGCCGGTGCTGAGTCAACCGGTACTGAGTCAACGGCAGCTGAGTCCACGGCAACTGGCTCCCCTGCCGTGGAGTTCGGCACAGCGGCGGCGCCAGGTCCCAAGACAAGGACACTGTGGTCGCCGGGGCTGCCCAGTGCCACGTCTGCAGGCCCAAGGGGCAGCGGCGACTTCGTGATGGTCCCGCCCTGTTTCAGCGGAAGCGTGAGCCGGAAGCTGGAGCCGACGCCGGTGTTTCCCCAGGCCTGCAGCCAGCCGTTGTGCAGTTTGGTGTCCTCGGTCGCAATGGACAGGCCCAGCCCGCTGCCGCCCGTGGTGCGGGCCCGTGCAGGGTCGGCGCGCCAGAACCGGTCGAACACCCGTGCCGCCTCGGCAGGACTCATACCGATTCCGTGGTCCCTGACAGTGACGGCGACGGCGTCCGCGTTGGCGGCGACGGAGATGTTGACGGGCCGGCCCTCGCCGTGTTCAAGGGCGTTCAAAATCAGGTTCCGCAGAATCCGGTCGATGCGGCGTGAGTCCATTTCCACCACGACGCTGCCTTCGGGCGCATTCAGCAGCATCGTCGAACCGTACTCTTCGGCGACGGGTGCCGCGCCCTCCATCACATGGGAGATGAGCTGGACGATGTCCGTCGCCTCGGCATCGAGCATGGCGACGCCGGCGTCGAACCTGGAAATCTCCAGCAGGTCCGCCAGCAGCGACTGGAACCTCTCCACCTGGTTGTAGAGCAGCTCAGCCGATCTCTTGTTAATGGGGTCGAAGTCGTCGCGGGCGTCGTACAGCACCTCTGCGGCCATCCGGACAGTGGTCAGCGGGGTGCGGAGCTCGTGGGACACGTCGGAGACGAACCGCTGCTGCATCTGTGACAGCGTGGCCAGCTGCGTGATCTGCTCCTGCAGGCTCGCTGCCATGTGGTTGAACGACGCCCCGAGGCGTGCCACCTCGTCCTCGCCTTTGACCACCATGCGTTCCTGCAGCTGGCCTGCTGCCAGCTTTTCCGACACCACGGCGGCATGGCTGACGGGGCTCACCACGTTGCGCGTGACGTACCAGGCGATGGCGCCGATCATGAGGATCAGCGCAGCGCCGCCGGCCCAGAGGACATTCTGGATTTCGTTCAGGGTCTGCTGCGCGGTGTTGAGGTCGTAGATCAGGTAGAGCTCGTAAACGGTGCCGTTGAAGGTCACCTTGTTCCCGACGGCGATGCCTGGCCGGTCTTCGGTCCCCACCGGGAACTCTGTCGAAGCCCAGAACTGTTCCTTGCCGGAATCCTGGACTGCCTTCCGGAGGTCCGGCGGGATGACGCTAATGGTCAATTGGTCGGATGCGCGCGACTCCACCCACCGGTTGCGGGGTTTGGTCTGCTCCGGCATCGCCTCAAACACGTAGCGGCGCTGGATCACGGAGCCCCTGCCCTCGACGGCGTTCAGGGTGTCGTAGACGAGGGTGATCACGCTGGACTGGTCGGTGACCTGGGCGCCGTCGAACGTGTCCTGCACCTGCTTGACGTTGTAACGGGTCTCGGACTCCGCCTGCGTCAGCCGCTCCTGGAACAGGTTGTTGGCAATCTGGTTGGACAGGTAGGCGCCAACGATCGCAAACGAACTGATGCACAGCAGCAGGGTGGTCAGGACGGTGCGGAACTGCAACGAGCGGCGCCACCGCCGCTGCAGGGAATGCAGCAGATACCGGATGCCGGGAAAGATGCGGTCGACGCCGGTGC
This window harbors:
- a CDS encoding helix-turn-helix domain-containing protein yields the protein MPRFLTLADVAEQLQINAPAAYALVRSGELKAIQVGGRGQWRVEEKMLEQYIEERYAEASRMIQEAKSKSV
- a CDS encoding LysM peptidoglycan-binding domain-containing protein translates to MADEVQRPVRAEAALAVVILGLGVFLAFTGAGVVDHWRRSAARQQALLFDDLLGLLALAAGLTVIAWWLLSLALAFASALLERTGHNSAARATGRFTPVFMRRLAMAAVGVQLLGAPLAHADALPAAALSSSDGSSLSAAWAPLADKRPDLPAGHSEDSGVSEGSAAMGSELQPQWKPRVPVVEPGLVTSLPARATAEPAGARRELPVRAGDSLWTIAARELGPSASEVEIAARWPLWYQANRAVIGADPNVLRPGQLLSPPPP
- the secA gene encoding preprotein translocase subunit SecA, whose amino-acid sequence is MASLIEKILRTGDKKLLRQLRNYADSINALEDSFQTFTDAELREETDRLRARHQDGEKLDDLLPEAFAAVREASSRTLGMRHFDVQLMGGAALHMGNIAEMKTGEGKTLVATAPAYLNALTGKGVHVVTVNDYLAEYQSELMGRVYRFLGLTSGCILANQDPAVRREQYSADITYGTNNEFGFDYLRDNMAWDKSELVQRGHNFAIVDEVDSILIDEARTPLIISGPAQGDTNRWYSEFAKVVLRLQPEKDYEVDEKKRTVGVLESGIEKVEDYLGIQNLYESANTPLIGFLNNAIKAKELFKRDKDYVILDGEVLIVDEHTGRILAGRRYNEGMHQAIEAKEGVEIKAENQTLATVTLQNYFRMYDKLSGMTGTAETEAAEFMSTYKLGVVAIPTNRDMQRIDQSDLVYKNEVVKFEAVVRDIAERHADGQPVLVGTTSVEKSEYLSRLLAKEGIRHEVLNAKNHAREAAIVAQAGRKGAVTVATNMAGRGTDIMLGGNAEFTAIAELAQRGLDPEENSEEYEAAWAGALEAAKKAVKDEHEEVLGLGGLYVLGTERHESRRIDNQLRGRSGRQGDPGESRFYLSLTDDLMRLFNSGAAERLMNSSVPDDVALESKLVSRAIASAQGQVEGRNAEQRKNVLKYDDVLNRQREAIYGDRRRILEGDDLHEKVQFFLEDTINALIDEATAEGNGDDWDFEQLWTNLKTLYPVTVTPHDVIDEAGGKSRITVEFLREEILSDAKLVYQAREEAIGSESMRELERRVVLSVIGRKWQEHLYEMDYLKEGIGLRAMAQRDPLVEYQREGFTMFQSMMEAIREESVGFLFNLEVEVTPAEDVVVADAAGGHTEHHEPQIRAAGLEAPEKPAQLQYTAPREDGGAETRIEGRAAGRSGNPAKAASQERRDGKKKKR
- a CDS encoding SAF domain-containing protein, with translation MSASTAATGARLKKPSWKDPRLLVGVLLVFASVVGVVALVGSADRTTEVFAAREPIAVGQKLSPENISRVKVRLGDVEAHYVTAESGIPEGQVAVQRIAKDQLVPRESLGSVDALDRKPVAVTVQEALPEQAVAGTRVDVWVSMPDARNGFAEPKLLLPGAEIAEVSQGSTALGASKSTVLMVLVGDGQMASLLGAQANEAKISVVWNPGGAAK
- a CDS encoding ComF family protein, which translates into the protein MVAAGIYREELSQSILAFKRHGQAQLRRVLSKILAGTLAAAYAGTDGVVLVPVPTSGSAYRKRGFSPVHLLLAGVRRSFNDSHVECTDALRKVWNPGAGGGLPGGQKGLGRGDRSRRVRGSMRTGHGARGHSLRGRQCIIVDDVLTTGATLAEAARVVHEAGGIVRGAVVLAATRAPDAAAAPGTVEASWGLPGAYLRHRKK
- the hpf gene encoding ribosome hibernation-promoting factor, HPF/YfiA family encodes the protein MEFMISGRNLTVSDRFREYAGEKISKIESLGDKVQRVDAKVSKETNARQTGDQLTVEVTVLGRGPVIRAEASAADKFAAFDLAYNKLLERLRRAKDRKKVHHGRHTPKAVREATATLEPASSNQPIYVEASNNSQAAPEPAEKSPYDVENDIPAGDSPVLIRRKVFPAASLTLDDAVDNMELIGHDFYLFVDKATNAPSVVYRRRGWTYGVITLDHYCEPGENTHEEKILAYRSDDAAATA
- a CDS encoding Rv3235 family protein encodes the protein MTAVTPLRRAGSAVPEPLPAAPARTATAPGDEAREICAITRATVQAAVEVLAGTRPIHQLARRLDQRCLTVLQHRAALTRRVAARAPRKMGLLHRNASVRSVRACAVTPDVYEASAVVIDELRVRAVAVRLERSKNVWRVTALEIG
- a CDS encoding LpqB family beta-propeller domain-containing protein, encoding MRPAARGLAAGLLAVLLLFLASCAQIPRSGPVGRSTDESAGNPNAPVFFPVAPRTGSSPEAVIEDFYLAGSGYEDDYAVARQYLTQASSVAWKPDQRTLVFRSERVVKTGVEGVYNYELDVAYSVDSDGVATQMPAGTKENIPVTVVQVDGEWRISKIPDGTAIPEETFKVIYGAYPIYFYDPSFTYAVPDIRWFIKKKTVKSMTSALLGGPAPYLKGAVVSAFPSGMKLARESVPVVSGAAQVDLSAKELTDASTEDRLRMQTQLALTFRSQPDVINVELRANQDLVRVEDNGSVLPPVQNRNVPARQIAVSNNELVRYENNRVSPLPDMQPVAALKPRSPAESPVSQTVAFLNGSRSTLYSMVPGQPARALTTRSTLTHPSFSLHDWVWTAGPGAQGVTELTAFRPTGIAQGAAVPTVTLTPSWLAGRIVKDFRVSREGVRALVISEQNGTTRVQVTGIIRGADGTPKELTAPITLQASGNPDQGVWVNDTTAVVMKGDDTANVTPELLSLTSSQPQKLAPWPGLVALSAGNGPEEIYAQSRDGIFQRLGNGWSAQLRGPTDPSFPG
- a CDS encoding winged helix-turn-helix domain-containing protein is translated as MGASLSLSQARRIALAAQGLDKGRPAGPVTSRAVGRTFARIQLVQIDSVNVLARSHFLPFFSRLGDYDRSILQQMAGRHPRRMLEYWAHEASYIRPEHFLDLVVWQNRKWVGAAGMDPGLRSGVTGRVLDALADGRPMTAAELTARLGHVEDRQHVNWGWNWNAVKRVLEHLFEEGVVSSASRTDQFERQYALTRQVLPGHDLDAVPDPSAAMDRLIDAAAQAHGIGTVRCFADYFRTPVKAAADSVQRLVDAGRLEPVTVAGWDRLVYRHAQARLPRQAAGRALLSPFDSLVFERRRLEELFGFHYRIEIYTPVAKRRFGYYVLPFLLRDRIVARVDLKSDRAAGLLLAKACFGEPDAPADTAVELAAELQLMARWLGLDGVAVSPVGDLAPAVAAAVHGYPL